GCTGACAGCGTCTGCAAAGACGGCCTTGGCAAATAAGAACCGCATATCAGCGCTGTCCGCTGTGCGTTCCAAGAAGATGGCTGAACACAACCTCCAGCAGAGATTTAACACCCTAATGCAGCTCGAGGAGGTTTATTCCAAGATCGAGCAAGCTGCCGGCCAGGTGGATATGGTGCAGGTCTTACAAGCGAGTGCTGGTGTGCTTCGTAGTCTTCATACTCAGATCGGCGGTGCGGAGAGAGTTGAGGACATTGTTGAGGAATTGCGGGAGGAGATGAGCAAGGTAGATGAGGTCGGAAGCATCATGAACGAGGCCGGCCCGGTCATTGACGAGGGAGAGATTGATGATGAGCTTGCGGAGATGGAGCAGAGCGACAGAGAGGCGAGAGAGAGGGAGGAGGCAGAAGTCACCAAGAACAGGCTTGCCGAACTGGACAGTGTCAAGCAAGCCTCTGATGAGGCCTCCCGCCGAGCACGTGCAGCCGAAGATGCGAACTCGGCGCTCACAGATAGCATTGTTGACAGGCTCTCCAACATGTCTGTCGAAGACCGCCCGATGCAAGCAAACTGAGACTGTCCAAAATGTGGAAGAGGAATTTGTATTAGCGAAAGGAGAATTTGCTCTTCTGGGTGACTCTCAATTCGAGTTCAATGTGGTTTGTTTTGAGATCACCCGGATAGGTCGATGACATGATTGGCATCGGTATCTGGGCCAAACTCAACGCCTCCACCATTCACTGGTAATCCAGCACCCTGGGGCTTGGGTTGTGGTTGCCTATTCCCAGACGGAGATGAAGTTTCTACAGGGATGGTTGAACGTGCCTGGGCCTCACTTTTTTTCCGCGCATTCGCGATCAAACGCTTGAAATCTTCATCGTGGTTATTTGACCACTCCTTGGCATCGAAGTCCTTGCGCATCACATTACTGGAAGTGGTGAATGGCGACGGCGCCGTCGCATGACCACCCTGTGTGCGTTCCCAAATTTCCAGTTCTTGGAGCAACATCCGCTTAGACTTGGGGTGTTTGGAGTCGCAATTTGCATTCCACAAGTTCATCCATTCCGTGTGACGTCTCTGCAACAACTGTTTTTGTCCCCAGTCCGGTATTCCAAGATCACGGAGCTTCTTCCGCAATGCGTTATCCTTTAATATGGAGTAGTTTATGGCCGGAAGCCGCTCGGGCTGTTTGCTGGGGAGGGTAAGGCCTTTTTGGGATGCGTCTTTTAATGAGCTGTAATTGTTGTCCAATTAGCGCCATGTTCTAAATCTATGCAATTGAATTAACATACCCGAAAGACGCTGGCTTTGTAGGGGTCTTCTTGGGtgcctcttcttcctgttgGTGTATATTCAGGTGCGGAAACACTGCCTCTTCCTTCATTTTTCGATGGCATATTGGGCAAGCAACCAACCCATCTTCTGTGAATCGATTAGAATGGTCTGGTATCCGTGTGATGAAAGTGTCATACCGGGCATATATTCTTCATCGTCCTGACTATCATCAATGACCTCGGGTACGATCTGAGGAACAGTCTGCTCTTCTGCCGAGCTGTTTATGGATCTTTGAGAGCGAGTTCGTCGGCCTGGCGAACTTGTTTCTGGGACCTGTAGCTGCTCCTCTTCCACCTGATCGACCTTCCGCTTCTTTCGGGCCGGTTTCTCTATTTTTTCTTGCCCACTAGCAAGGCGagttttttctcttcttgcAAGGTCGAGTACACCAGGTCGTGCCAATTTGAACGCGTCGACGAGTTCCTGCACTGCCCAATTACGACGAAGTTTGAGCTCCTGGTCGGAGCTCCGACAAGCCGGACATTTGCCTTCGGCGCTGAGGCAACGGCGAATACACAACGAGCAAAATGTGTGACTGCAGGACGTTATAACGGGGTTATCAAAGAAGTCTTTGCAGACTTGACATCGTAGTGAGGATTCGAACGGCGCGAGTAATGAAAGTGGCGTTTCCAACCAATCGGTGGAGTCGGCGAGCTCGAACGACTGATCCATTGAATCGAGGCCTAGATGCTGAGCTTTTGAGCCTTTTTCTGTGGAAATCCCAACCAAAGTCGCCCGGCAATAGCTAACAAAGAGAGTGTGAGTGGAGAGCCGCCTGAGCAGGAGACCGCAAATGCCAAGACCCGCTGACTGATACGCGTTAAGTGGTTGAGCACGCGTCGGAGCAACTTGCACTTCGGCAGCAACCATGGACTCGAAATTGTATCTGGCTGAGAATATTCTCAATGAGCGGCGCCCTGTATGATTTCCGCTATGCCCTTCTGACAAGCCGGAGCTTACTAGTATTAGGTCACATATCGCTTATTGAGCCGCGCGCTCAAAGTGCACGCCGACCGAGCCAAACAGTAAGCTCTGTGTTCGCAGCAGCAGAATTCGGATGTGGAATTGACGCTGACGATCCGTTGCAAAGTATCCTTTTTGAATTCCACCGCAACGAGAACGCGAAGAAGCCACAGACCGTCCACGCAACCTACGTCATCTCCGGTATCCAGAAAGCGCCCGAGCCGGCCAGTACGAACGACCATgcggacgatgaagatgagatgaTGCAAAGTAGTCCCTACTTACCCAGCTCAATACCGAACCAGGATGCATCCTCGGACTCGATTCGGACTACCTCCATTGTGTTGGCACGCGAGGAAGACCTGGAAGGTCCGTAGATTCAATGTTGGTGATGGACCGATTACTGAATGAGTCGGGCAGATGCAAAATCAACATTCCAATCGATATCTACAATCCATGTCTACAGTCTTGAGTCTGCAGCTCTGCCGGATCTGAATGTGTTGGTCGATGCCAATCGGGAGATTGCAAGTACACACGGGCAGGACGATCCATTGGAGTGCGGGAAGCAATGGGGCATGATCCAAAGTCGGAACGTCAAGGTAGGCCATGCATTACTTGAACAAGTTCGTCGCTATCTAATGTTTCTATGTTCCAGCGGAGAACTGGCGCGCGTCCACCGCCCCCCGCTGCTCCAACTGTGAAGGCACCGGCTGCAAAGGCATCGAAGCCTTCGATTGCGTCGACAGTGCCTGCTAAACGGCCGCTACAAAAGGAAGCATCACCAGCAAAGACGGAAGCTACCAAGTCCGATGAACCGAAGTCTGAGACATCCTCTGCTGCCAACTCCCAGGCATCCTCGAAGCCTTCGGGTAAAGTAGTGCCGGCCAAGCAGAAAGGCAATCTTTTCAGCTCTTTCGCCAAGGCAAAGCCAAAGTCAAAAGCATCAGCTCCCGCAGAACCGGTTCGTTCAATCTCCTGTGCTGTAAATCGCTATCATATTACGTAATTTGTTTCACTAACTTTGACTACAGGCTGCACCGAGTGCAGAAGATAGTTAGTTAATCCTACTTGGCTAGAAACCATTAGCTAACCTGATCTAGTTGTCCTCGATGATGCATCTGAAGAAGAGGCAGAAGATTTGTTCCCTGATAGCACCGATAAAACAGCAGTAGCAAACCGCGAAAACAGGAAGGAGCGCGAGGAAAGGCtcaagaagatgatggacgacgacgatgatgatgaggctGACGGTATACCGTGTTCCTCAACCACCAACCTGAAAACAACCAACTGACCTGAATCCAGACGAAGAAATGCCCGATGCCGATGAGGAGCCACGGGAGCCCACACCTGTTGAACAACCGCCACCATCTAAGCCAACTGAACTTAAAGAAGAAGTGACTGTGCAAGGTGGACGGCGGCGAGGCAAGCGGCAagtcatgaagaagaagacggtcAAGGACGAAGAAGGGTACATAGGTTCGTGCTTACCGCCCAGGTTCCTTTGTCTGGTGAGATGTTCTAATTTTTTGTAGTCACCCGGGAAGAAGCGACATGGGAGTCTTTCTCTGAGGATGAGCCGGTGCCTAAGAAGAAGCCCGCGGTTAATGTTTCCAAGGCGAAGGCTGGTAAAGCAGCGGGGCAGGGAAATATCATGTCTTTCTTTGGGAAGAAATGAGGTGGTATTATTGAGTTATTGAGATGTCCAATGAATTTTTCGAAGCATAGACATTTAACACCAAAGCACCATGCACATGCACATCCAACACATTCTATGTCAAATGCATCAACCCCAAAAGGGAATTCCGCGATGTCGATCTGATCCACATTTGCTGTGGGGAAGAGTGTGATTGTGTCGTGACCGATGTCACCCGGTGTACGGAGGACTTCAGATTCCTATGTTATAGGGAATTGCCCTGGAGTTTCTAAACAGGGCCGTGTAGCTCAAAAGATCCTTGTCAATAGCACGGAGAGATTAGCGCGTAGTGGAATGTGACCCTGTCTAGTTGGGATCGATATCCATTCCCTCTTTTTTACCCCGGTCTTTTCCCTATAGCAGTACAAGTCTATCGCTCACTTTTCGCCGACCTGATACTTGCACTATGGTCCTTTCTGCCGTGCTTACAGTCGCTTTGCTGGGCCTTCAGACTGGCGCTCTCCCAAATAGAGACGACCCAGCCATCTTGCGACGTGCCTGCCCAGACTACACCTCCTATGCATCAACACCTCAGTGAGTGTCTACAGTCTCATAGAGATGTGCCAAATATATTCTAATCGAGGCCTTAATGACACAGCACTCCCTATAGTGGTGGTCCCTTGAACCTTCCCTTTCAGCGACCTGCGGAACCATGTCGGACATTCTCATCACCCGCCGTGGAGAAGGTCATTGACGACATCACTTCGCGTTTAGTCGATAAAGACCTGGCTCAGCTCTTTCGAAATGCATTCCCGAATACCCTCGATACTACGATTCGGTGGCATACGAACGGATCAACAACATCAGGCACCAATGCGAGGCGGGACGGCGCGCAATGGACCGGCGCGCAGACCTTCGTCGTAACGGGTGACATCAACGCCGAATGGCTGCGTGACTCAACCAACCAGATCACAAACTACCAGAAACTGGCTGCGAAGGATAAGAGCCTTTACTCGCTCATCCTAGGCGCCATCAACACCCAGTCCGAGTTCGTTATCCAGTCGCCCTATTGCAATGCTTTCCAGCCACCGGCTCTCAGCGGCATCAAGCCAGAAGCCAGCAGTCAAAAGGATACTGTGCATCCTGCCTATGATGAGTCTTTTGTATTTGAGTGCAAATATGAACTTGACTCTCTGGCCCATTTCCTACAGCTAGGCACTGAGTTCTATGAGAACACTGGTTCCACCGAGTTCTTAACCGAACGATGGTACAAAGCGCTGCAAACTGTCCTGAAAACTATTGATGCGGAGTCCCAGCCCACATTCAATTCGCAGGGCCACTTCGTTCAAAATCAGTACACGTTCCAGCGAGAAACCACCATTGGCACTGAGACCCTTAACCTAGCTGGTGTTGGCAACCCGCTAAACAGCGAGACCGGTCTAATTCGCAGTGCCTTCCGGCCTAGTGATGATGCTACGATCCTAGGCTTCTTCATTCCACCCAACGCTATGATGTCCGTGCAGCTCCAAAAGACAGCGAAAGTCATCAAGGCCGCCGGTGGGCCTGCAAGTCTCGTTGCAGATCTGCAGGAACGCGGCACCAAACTAGCTCAGGCAGTTCGCGATCACGGTATTGTTCAACACACCAAATATGGAGATGTTTACGCCTTTGAAGTCGATGGGTACGGGTCACGAATTCTCATGGATGATGCTAACATCCCATCACTACTCTCGTTGCCCTACCTCGGATTTCTAGACAAATCAGACCCCGTCTATCAGAACACACGAAAAATGATCACGGACAAGGCCACGAATCCGTACTACCTGGTAGGTCCGCAGTTCCACGGCATTGGTGGCCCACACATCGGTCTTGAGAACGCCTGGCCCATGTCTCTACTTGTCCAAGCCATGACCTCTGACAATGACGCTGAGATTATTGGAAATCTCAACCTCGTTCGTAACGCTAGTCTGCTCGGGCTTGTCCATGAATCTATCAATGTGAACAACATCAAAGAATACACCCGTCCGTGGTTTGCGTGGGCGAACTCGGTCTTTGCGCAAACTGTTCTTCAGATTGCTGCTGAGAGGCCTCATTTGATCTTCGGTATCAATGCGAAACCTTATACTGTCTAAGAAGGTTGACAAAATGCCTGCTTGGTGATTGGGCTTCTTTGGCGTTTCCTGAGAATACCCGTCAATATTAAACCTCTTCGTCCTTGTATCATTATCTCCATTCCTTGCATGATTTTTCGAATGTggtaatttttttttgtcaatTCATTCATTAGAAGTTCGGCACTTTTTTCCAACCACCTTGTCTAGCTTGAACCTCAAGATGGGTTAGATAACGTTGCGGCATGTCCCAGGTACCCAAACGGGCCGTTCCGAAAGTCCTAACCTTGGAAGGGACCCACTTTAAAAGTCGACAAAAAGCCACCTGACTTCAGGGCTGAGTCAGTTTGCCAGCAAATTCCAAATTAACTCCACAGAGGATCAGACTGGTACTCCATCGGAAAGCGAACGTCAACTGTCCGCTATACAATGAACACATGATGGGATCCACTCCACCCTTTTTTGTTATACCTCTTTTACAAACTCTTCAATACCTTCATCCATTCCACTGGAGATGGTCCAATACTTGCACGAGCTCATGGATTTTTTTCAAGAAAAACCTGTCCAACCCAATGTTATTCTAATTTTAGTACCGATTGCTCTAGGGCTTATTTCTTGACAACCTAGTAAGCGAAGAACAAAAGATCCCCTATCTCCCCCGCGGCGGCTAACGGCCCTCGGATCCGATATGTTGTTGGCCATGTCTTGATGTCCATCTTAATCCTTGAGACCGTGGAGAAGCAAGCCAAAGGCTCTGACCTCGGGAACAAGAAGCCTCCCTCCAGTCGCCACCTACTCCAAACCACTGCTGTCCTCTACCACAAAGGCGGCGTCCATTTTCTCTTCAATGGCATCGGTGTTGCCTGCTTCTACTGGATATTGCACTCCTGGGTGGTAGAAATATCgagcatttttttttccccagtCCAGTCGCATATACCATTGCATCAGTCCTACTAGCC
Above is a window of Penicillium digitatum chromosome 2, complete sequence DNA encoding:
- a CDS encoding DNA repair protein (RadR), putative; translation: MDQSFELADSTDWLETPLSLLAPFESSLRCQVCKDFFDNPVITSCSHTFCSLCIRRCLSAEGKCPACRSSDQELKLRRNWAVQELVDAFKLARPGVLDLARREKTRLASGQEKIEKPARKKRKVDQVEEEQLQVPETSSPGRRTRSQRSINSSAEEQTVPQIVPEVIDDSQDDEEYMPEDGLVACPICHRKMKEEAVFPHLNIHQQEEEAPKKTPTKPASFGSLKDASQKGLTLPSKQPERLPAINYSILKDNALRKKLRDLGIPDWGQKQLLQRRHTEWMNLWNANCDSKHPKSKRMLLQELEIWERTQGGHATAPSPFTTSSNVMRKDFDAKEWSNNHDEDFKRLIANARKKSEAQARSTIPVETSSPSGNRQPQPKPQGAGLPVNGGGVEFGPDTDANHVIDLSG
- a CDS encoding DNA polymerase subunit Cdc27, with amino-acid sequence MDSKLYLAENILNERRPVTYRLLSRALKVHADRAKHILFEFHRNENAKKPQTVHATYVISGIQKAPEPASTNDHADDEDEMMQSSPYLPSSIPNQDASSDSIRTTSIVLAREEDLEDAKSTFQSISTIHVYSLESAALPDLNVLVDANREIASTHGQDDPLECGKQWGMIQSRNVKRRTGARPPPPAAPTVKAPAAKASKPSIASTVPAKRPLQKEASPAKTEATKSDEPKSETSSAANSQASSKPSGKVVPAKQKGNLFSSFAKAKPKSKASAPAEPAAPSAEDIVLDDASEEEAEDLFPDSTDKTAVANRENRKEREERLKKMMDDDDDDEADDEEMPDADEEPREPTPVEQPPPSKPTELKEEVTVQGGRRRGKRQVMKKKTVKDEEGYIVTREEATWESFSEDEPVPKKKPAVNVSKAKAGKAAGQGNIMSFFGKK
- a CDS encoding Six-hairpin glycosidase, giving the protein MVLSAVLTVALLGLQTGALPNRDDPAILRRACPDYTSYASTPHTPYSGGPLNLPFQRPAEPCRTFSSPAVEKVIDDITSRLVDKDLAQLFRNAFPNTLDTTIRWHTNGSTTSGTNARRDGAQWTGAQTFVVTGDINAEWLRDSTNQITNYQKLAAKDKSLYSLILGAINTQSEFVIQSPYCNAFQPPALSGIKPEASSQKDTVHPAYDESFVFECKYELDSLAHFLQLGTEFYENTGSTEFLTERWYKALQTVLKTIDAESQPTFNSQGHFVQNQYTFQRETTIGTETLNLAGVGNPLNSETGLIRSAFRPSDDATILGFFIPPNAMMSVQLQKTAKVIKAAGGPASLVADLQERGTKLAQAVRDHGIVQHTKYGDVYAFEVDGYGSRILMDDANIPSLLSLPYLGFLDKSDPVYQNTRKMITDKATNPYYLVGPQFHGIGGPHIGLENAWPMSLLVQAMTSDNDAEIIGNLNLVRNASLLGLVHESINVNNIKEYTRPWFAWANSVFAQTVLQIAAERPHLIFGINAKPYTV